One genomic window of Solanum dulcamara chromosome 10, daSolDulc1.2, whole genome shotgun sequence includes the following:
- the LOC129869845 gene encoding secreted RxLR effector protein 161-like: MKKCTPVEFGLKLNKARRGDKVDNTLYRHIVDSLMYLTAARSDIMYVVGLISRYMEIPMEIRLLATKRNLCYVQGTKDFGLFYKKVEKSSLIGFAGSDYAGDQDDRKSTSGYVFLLGIRAVSWSSKK, encoded by the coding sequence ATGAAGAAATGCACTCCAGTGGAGTTTGGCTTGAAGCTAAACAAAGCTAGAAGAGGAGATAAGGTAGACAACACACTCTACAGACATATTGTAGATAGTTTGATGTATCTTACTGCCGCAAGGTCCGACATCATGTATGTTGTAGGTCTTATAAGTAGGTATATGGAGATCCCAATGGAAATCCGCCTGCTAGCTACCAAGAGAAACCTTTGCTACGTACAAGGAACTAAGGATTTTGGTTTGTTCTACAAGAAGGTTGAAAAATCTAGTTTGATTGGTTTTGCTGGCAGTGATTACGCTGGAGATCAAGACGATAGAAAGAGCACTTCAGGCTATGTTTTTTTGCTAGGCATAAGGGCTGTTTCATGGTCTTCCAAGAAGTAA
- the LOC129870874 gene encoding transcription factor MYB106-like, whose translation MGRSPRLDKKGLKKGPWTPAEDQKLLAYVEEHGYGSWSDLPVRAGLQRCKRSCRLRWINYLRPNIKRGKFSSEEERTIFQLHALLGNRWSTIASHLPNRSDNEIKNYWNTRLKKRLINMGIDPMTHQPKRDGSNYKSIASLSHMAEWETARLEAEARSVRNRSRYNNNNNNNPQCPHYNLQQIPCLDILQAWQMSRTKLPTIKDISAILLDGFLTNSRTKICNSPTPSSFNIEENVELGEDLCPFEDIITKDNDIQTEFSITEGLAELFPEYGYSQNPGNYSSEVQMDNYMDSFFTNFEDNKSNWNNIAHLVMTSPIGSPLF comes from the exons ATGGGAAGATCACCACGTTTAGATAAAAAGGGTTTGAAGAAAGGACCCTGGACACCTGCTGAAGACCAAAAGCTCTTGGCTTATGTTGAGGAACATGGCTATGGTAGCTGGAGTGATTTGCCTGTTAGAGCAG GGCTTCAACGATGTAAAAGGAGTTGTAGACTGAGATGGATCAATTATTTAAGGCCTAATATCAAGAGAGGAAAGTTCAGCTCCGAGGAAGAACGAACCATCTTTCAACTTCATGCTCTTCTTGGAAATAG GTGGTCAACAATAGCATCTCACTTGCCAAACAGAAGTGATAACGAGATAAAAAACTATTGGAATACACGTTTGAAGAAGAGACTAATCAATATGGGCATTGATCCCATGACTCATCAACCAAAGAGAGATGGTTCCAATTATAAGTCCATTGCAAGCCTTAGCCACATGGCTGAATGGGAGACTGCTAGACTTGAAGCAGAAGCTAGGTCTGTTCGAAATAGAAGCAggtacaacaacaataataataataatcctCAATGTCCTCATTATAATTTGCAGCAAATCCCTTGTCTTGACATACTACAAGCTTGGCAAATGTCGCGCACAAAACTACCAACTATAAAGGACATTAGTGCAATTCTTCTTGATGGTTTTCTCACAAACTCAAGGACAAAAATATGCAATTCTCCAACTCCATCTTCGTTCAATATCGAAGAAAATGTTGAGCTTGGTGAAGACCTTTGCCCATTTGAAGATATAATAACAAAAGATAATGACATCCAAACAGAATTTTCCATCACTGAGGGGTTAGCAGAGCTTTTTCCAGAATATGGTTATAGCCAAAACCCTGGAAACTACTCAAGTGAAGTACAAATGGACAATTATATGGATAGCTTCTTTACAAATTTTGAAGACAACAAGAGTAATTGGAACAACATAGCACATTTGGTCATGACTTCACCAATTGGATCTCCATTATTCTAA